The Malus sylvestris chromosome 14, drMalSylv7.2, whole genome shotgun sequence genome segment ttccaataggtattcgggcacaaatagaacgagaaacggtgttggcatcatcgtggacaagaccttgacacaagatgttgtagatgtcaagagggtaggagatagaattatggcaatcaagattgtaataggacaagaactcatcaatgtcattagtgcgtacgcacctcaagtaaggttggatatgagttcgaaggagaaattttgggaagaccttggagacttggtgcaaggaattgcccaaacggagaagttatttataggaggagatttaaatggacacgtgggcagggagacaggcaactatggaggttttcatggtggccatggttttggggagagaaacgaggatggggaagctatcttggattttgcaatggcatatgatctcttcttagccaacaccttctttaagaagagagaagaacatatgatcacctacaagagtgggtcgtcaaaaacacaaatagatttccttctaatgaggaaaggggatcgtataacttgtaaggattgcaaagttataccgggagagagcttggctaatcaacatcgcttgttggtgatggatgtacatatcaaaagagagaaaaaagaacaagacttggaagtgcccaaggactagatggtggaatctaaaaggagaaaaacaagccattttcaaagagaaagtaatcacccagtgtgggtgggatagagagggggaagctagccaaatgtgggattccatggctagttgtatccgaaaagtagcaaaagaggtattaggaaagtccaagggctttaccccacaccaaaaggaatcttggtggtggaatgaggaggtacaaacaaaggtgaaggctaagaaggaatgttgtaaagccttatacaaagGACAGgatcgatgaaaatggtgaaaggtatagaagagcgaagcaagatgcgaagaaagctgtgagagaagctaaattagcggcttatgacgacatgtataagcgactagataccaaagaaggagagttggatatctataaactagctagagcaagggaaaagaagacaagggacctaaaccaagtgaggtgcatcaaggatgaggatggaaaggttcttgctacagaaaatgcggtcaaagacagatggagaggttattttcataatcttttcaatgaaggacatgaaatgagtacttctttaggggatttgagtaactcagaagagtgtagaaactactcattttatcgtcgaatcaggaaggaagaagtggttgtagctttgaagaagatgaagcatagaaaagcagtgggcccagacgatataccgatcgaagtgtggaaagtcttgggagagacaggtatagcatggctcattgaccttttcaataggattttgaaaacgaagaagatgccaactgagtggcgaaagagcattttggtgcctatctacaagaataagggcgatgtacaaaattgcataaactataggggtattaagctaatgagtcatacaatgaagctctgggagagagtcattgagcatagattgaggcaagagacacgggtttcggacaaccaattcgggttcatgccagggtgttcaaccatggaggcaatttaTCTCTtatgaagattgatggaaagatatagagatgggaaaaaggatttacacatggtctttatagatttggaaaaag includes the following:
- the LOC126600270 gene encoding uncharacterized protein LOC126600270 gives rise to the protein MKMNPERNRAKARASPVSGALCGPITVISEQGSLYLHRHSDAVLNEQKGHRNFFSNDSTQSCLGAYAPINFTQDTQKKYFDPIGRGRVTKLGQKGRVQESRMRLGTWNIGTLTGKSMEVVEVMVRRRINIMCLQETKWVGLKAKDLKNSGFKLWYSGTNRTRNGVGIIVDKTLTQDVVDVKRVGDRIMAIKIVIGQELINVISAYAPQVRLDMSSKEKFWEDLGDLVQGIAQTEKLFIGGDLNGHVGRETGNYGGFHGGHGFGERNEDGEAILDFAMAYDLFLANTFFKKREEHMITYKSGSSKTQIDFLLMRKGDRITCKDCKVIPGESLANQHRLLVMDVHIKREKKEQDLEVPKD